The DNA sequence aagggaaacaaaagcaaaaattaactattgaaACTACGTTACAAtagaaagcttttgcacagcaaagaaaacaagcaataacacaaaaatacaacctactgaatgggagaagatatttgctaatgatatatcttataaggggttaatatcctaaatatataaagaacttatgcaaatcaacaccaaaaaaacccaccaataatccaattaaaaaggggcagaagacatgaacagacacaccaaagaagacatacagacggccaagagacacatgaaaagatgctcgacatcactcatcattaggaaaatgcaaatcaaatccacaatgagatatcacctcacacttgtcaaaatggctaaaataaaaaacatgagaaataacagctgttggtgaggatatggagaaaaagaacccttgtgctgttggtgggaattcaaactggtgtagccactgtgaaaaacactatgtaggttcctcaaacaattaaacagagaattaccatatgatcaagTAAGTCCACtacttagtatttacccaaagaaaacaaaatcatgaattcaaatatatatatatatatatatatatatatatatatatatatatatacacacatatatatgcacccctatgtttattgcagcattatttataatagccaagatatggtagcaacccaagtgcccactggtagatgaatggataaagaatatgtgatacacacacacacctacacacacacacacacacacacacacacacaccatggcatattactcagccataaaaaagaatgaaaccttgccatgttcaacaatgtggatggatctagagggtataatgctaagtgaaataagtcagtcagagaaagacaaaaccatatgatttcactcataagaaacaaaacaaatgaacaaaggaaaaagagacaaacaaaacaacaagacccttaaatataaagaacaagctggtggttaccagaggggagatgggtgggaggatgggtaaaattggtgaaggggattaagagtacacttaccatgacaagcactgagtaatgtgtaaaactgttgaatcactatattgtgcacctaaaacaaatacaacactgtaaattaattatactggaattatagatagatgatagatagatagatagatagatagatagatacaaaaaCACTCTCCTGTATAATGGTATTGTAACTCACTTCAacttttctctggaaaacagtacatgCCACAACATCACTAAAATGATCAAAATTCTGCAAGCCTATGTGTAATAATCTGGTTTAGTAATCCCCTATGCCGTATATTAGATCTGAAAGATGAGAGATTCAGCTGTTGAGATCTAAAAACATCTGTTCAGTTCCAATATGATGAGATTCTAGGTCAGTCAATGGGGACCAGAACTATTTATTCATGAACTCACTTCTTTCTACCAGATCCAAACAAGAGGGAGCCAACAAGGAAGATTATTCCACAGGAATGTGAACCATACCAGTTATTAGGAATGTAATCCATATATTTGAGGTATTTTCAAGTTAAATCTTAACTCTGTGCTCAGGAGATGTTCTGCCATCCCCCATTTACCTGGGACCAGGTTGGAAGTTTCTTGAGATGCAGAGTTTCCTGAAAAGCCTTCGCAGAGCTCCCTTAACCTCCTggttcctcaggctgtagatcAGTGGGTTTAGCATAGGAGTAACTACTGTGTAAAACATGGCGACTTGGCGATCCTGGTCCAAGTCATAGCTGGAGGATGGCCGGAGATACATGTGGATCACAGAGCCATACAGGAGCAGCACAACCAGAATGTGGGAGCTACATGTGGACAGGGCTTTGCGCAGGGCAGCAACTGAATGCGTGCGAGCTATGGCAACAGCAATGCGGGCATAGGAACCTAAAATGAAGAAGAAGGGGCTGACCACCACAGCTACgccctcagtaaatattagcaTTTCATTGACCACTGGTCGGGTGCAGGAGAGTTTTAACAAGGGTGTGATGTCACAGAAGAAATGGGTGACCTGGTTGCCACAAAAGGTTAAGCGGGTGACCAACACACTATAAAGCAGGCTGTTGAGGCTGACAACCACCCACGAGGTCAAGGTTATACGCAGGCAGAGGCCACGGCTGATGATGGCAGAGTATCTTAATGGGTCACAGATAGCaacatagcggtcataggccatggcaGCCAGCAAGTGGCCTTCCATGCTGCCCACAGCCATAAAACAGAAGAGCTGGATCATGCAGCAATTAAAGGAGATGATTCTATTCACAGACAGTGTGTGCACCAGCATCTGGGGAACAGTGATGGTTGTCAGAAACATGTCAATAAAGGAAAGCTGACTGAGCAGGAAATACATTGGAGTCTGAAGCTTGGGGTCTGAGAGGGCAACAATTACTAATAGGGCATTGCCCATAAGCGCCACCAGGTACATGGCAAGGACAATCCCAAAAATAACTGGCTGCATCTCTTCCCAGCTTGACAGGCCCAATAAGAAAAATTCAGTTACTTCTGTCCTGTTTCTAGTGGCCATAGCACATGATCTATAACACCTGCAAAGAGCAAGTGTTAGtatcaaataattctgaaatctACTCTGAGATAGCTTTTAGGAAACTTCTTGCACGCATGCCCCTAGTTTCCAAAAgagttttttccttcatttctttcccttgtcATTATCTTTCTATCTATCCACTGGAGCACCCACCCACTCTTTAGTTTATTCCAGGTTCATTTACTGACTATTTTATAATCTCTCAATGTGATATATATTAAGAGCATCAGGATAAATCACACATGGTTCCTGCATTTTCAAAATTCCCTGTATAACAAACAAGGGATCACTAAACACAAAATTTCTTTGGCGTTTGCTCTGTGCTAAACAGCATACTAAATATCATACGTTTAATTGTCACAACAATCCCATATGGTACAAACTACTTTTATattacagacaagaaaactaaagcaaagaaactactttgttgaaggtcttATAGGAGCTGGGAATCAAAACCTTGACTCAACCCTGTATAGTTTTATTAGACACAAGCACCACATTTCGCTGATTGTCAGAGTTGGAAAGAAAACGAAACTTATGTCAAGGCTCCAGGCAAATGTCTGAGTCTCTACATCTCTGATGGGGCACTGGAGTGAAGACCTGGTCCTAACTTTGTATGTCCAGAAGCTATTGTTCTTTTGTAGGGGAGTTCTTCTTCCATTAAGTCAATTGAACATACCTGGGATGAGAGTAGAAATGGTTAATAACATCGTTGCTTTTATTAATgattaattttcaataaataatgtaaaCTGCCAGTGGATGGGAGTGTTTCTTTCCAGTTCAGGTTTTCCCTATAGGCAGATGTACATGGTACACCAAAGAGGTAACATTTTGGGACTACTATATGGATAAGGATATTTTGATGAAATACTGTATTTCTTCATGAATGtgagaaaaattgttttaaaatagtaaGGTATAAAAGAACATACAATAAAAAGCATCAGTCTCTGACCCTAACGTTGCTCCATTTTGGTTTTATCACATCTGGTGGTTTGTACATTTAcacctttaaataaaatactacttgttctttttttttttttaattttttttttcaacgtttatttatttttgggacagagagagacagagcatgaacgggggaggggcagagagagagggagacacagaatcggaaacaggctccaggctccgagccatcagcccagagcctgacgcggggctcgaactcacagaccgcgagatcgtgacctggctgaagtcagacgcttaaccgactgcgccacccaggcgccccaaaatactacttgtttatgtatctatttacCAGTTTTATCAATTTACCTTTTGGCTTTCTACTATGCAAGATGGTTTATCTTGTTTCCATTATCCccattcttctctcctcccttccccaattTTTTGATGATTATTTTAGTTCTTAAATTTGTTGCTTTTCTGCTTTCAAGCAGTATacttaaaatctatattttttattccatcaaCTGCTGACTCCACTTCTCTTCCTCATCCCTGACCCTCCCAACATTTAGAAAGCTATATCTTGATCTATATATTgtcaaaattgaaaacatataaaTTATGAGTTGGAACCACAATTATTTCTTTAAGGTAAAAACTATAAATTAGTAGACAACATTTACATTAGTATAACtacataaataattttcattgcAGAGCCAAATGATGAGCTATAGTTGCATTTATTCTTTGATGAGTCCAGTGTCCCACCTCACTAAGGGAGAGTATTCCCAATATTCATAGAAAGAATCAAAACACTTCTCTTAGTGATTTTCTTCATTCTAAAGATTATGGAgaggcacttaggtggctcaattggctgagcgtccaactccagctcaggtcatgatctcatggtttctgagttcaagcccacatcggactcactgctgtcagcctgtcagtgcagagaccactttggatcctctctccccctctctttgcccctccccagcttgtgctctcttgaaaataaataaatattttttaaaaaaaggtcatggAACAGGAGCTTAAATGATAACAAAGACTTACATTTTCCAGTGTCTGATAGTCTTTATATCTTCCTGTATCTTTCTCTATGTCTGTGGATATAGATCAAGCTACACCCTCCTGTGATCCTATTACCCATTCAAGGCAGTGGTGACACAGAGACATTAACATGAAGATATAGATGAAGGTGAACAagaagagatgggaaggaagagagatgggATAAGTTCCTTCATGgggaaaggatgaaagaaaatgaacttcAAGAAGGAAAAAGTGCCAAAGATATAGATTTATCCATTATGAAGAGAATGTAATAACATAGAGTCCATTTTCTTCCAAGAAAAGCAAACcagtatttttaaactaattataTGCAAAAAGAGTAATAAGCAGTGGTAGTACTCTTGGCTGACTTCTTCAAGACtcatttctgtgtatttcctATTTCCCCAAATGTCAACATTAGTCTTGTCAGAGCTCTGTAGGTCCTATTTAGACAATTTTGAGGGATTAAGGATGCTGATGGTTTGGAGTAGTCCATTTAGGGAAGGAAGGTATGGACACATATTCATATACAGATTTGAACACCTCAAGACAGTAAACTAAACtgaaatcagagagagaaaaaaaggaagaatcccCAGCATGAAACAGAAAAGCATCTCAGGTTCCCACCTGGTGCTTCGGGGATATCTAAAGTCATGGAGAAGGAACAGAGCTAGAGTGTCAGGCCTTAATCATGCTTattcttgtctttcttctttgatGAAAGAACCAAGAGATATTAGATAATTCactgttttataaatatctaaatattagGAATGCCTTCTTGGTCTAAATTCTATTTCTAGTCTGTTCCCCTGTGTTGATGAATCACAAAGTTTGAATCTGAGATGTGTAAATTggaatttccttttctgtctcaaaaatgcaTCTTCcaaattatcataaaataaattagatgcTCTGTCACATATTTCTTGCACCTGGGAActgtggaatgtctttccatatcCTCCCTGACTGCATGACTATATTCTCCATCTAAGCCTTCATAATTTCACTCAAAATCCTAACTTTTTCATGTTATAACTGACAATTCTCCCATCCCATGACTTCCCTTGACTATAATACTAGTTCCTCATTCTATTCTTTGATATTCTTAGTACCAATACCACACTATTTTCTAAAAGAGGGCtatgatttattatttcttcttcccttttgatTTACCGTTAGGACAGAATATAGCCTTATTCTCACCTTTTCTCTGTATTTGCCACCATACACTCAAGATAGAAAGTTTAGGTAGAGTTGTGCTCCCTCTTCACCACAGTCTTACAAAAATAAGGATTCTCTTTCCATCATTTTCCATAAAAGCCTTTCTATATAGTAGCTCGTTCCAGTGAAGTGTCACTTATACACATTCACCCTGGACTCTACCAACCCCAGGCACCTCTGTGTTCAgatgaaatattaattataatggGCTGAGCCCATCTACCTTCCATTATCAGCTGGGACTGGAGAGTGAGCTTCTTCTGCTTCCTTACACCTGGATCTCACCATAAAACTTCTGACAACAATTGGGTCTATAGGGAAGGTCTACTCCCTGGGGGACATCACAGGTTTTCTTGCATAATGTCAACAGTTGagcaagaaaaaaacccaagaggaAAATGATTCCCATCTCATCATTTCAAGAATACAGCTCTCCTAACCTATCCTTTCTGTTATTGAGTGTTATTAAATCAAACATCTTAACTCAGCTGAATTAGCTACAAGGCATAAGGCTTTATGAGATACCAGTGGGATGACTCTGACCCCTGCTGTTTCCATTCTGCTCTCCAGTGACTTTTGCATTTCCTGCCCTCACTCAACTGCATTCTTTGTTGAAAGTCATCTGcccattttgcttatttattttagaactaTCATCTTCAAAATACCTGATTTGAACAAGTCTTTGAATATAAAAGAAGCAGTAAGAAGTGGAGCACCACACTGAAAAATCTGAGAGTACATGCAAATTAGAGATATTCTTGGTCTCACTATAAAATAATGACATATAGCTTATTGACACAGGTTATACATTGTGGAAATGACTGTAAATTGGATACAGACAGGTACTTTCCACGATTAACCTGCAAAAGTAGCTCAGTCACAAGCTAGAAAACCAAATTATTAACTGATGAATATGATCAAAATTCAGTGGAAACAAAGAGATTTTAACCAATCAAAATATTAtcaatttcctcaaaaaatgtaatacatttatttttgtttgcagtGGATCTATTTGACTTTCTAATGGCCCTTCTTACTTTGGGGAAGTGATTTCTTCCTGCAATGGATACAGGCTGATGGCATTGTCAATCGGCTGTGCTTCATTTCTTCTAATCTCACTCTGAGCAGGCAGTCCTGGATTTTAGACTGTTCTTTCCTCCCAATACCTGATTTCTTACCCCATCCATACACGTACACCTCTGTTTTAATTACTGCTCTAATAAATAGATCTAGCCATTGAATAGCAACAGCTGCTAATTTCACCAAAAAAGTGACATAAGCAGACATTCCATCTCCCATACAACCTAGGAAGTAGTCTCACCTTGCCAAAAGCCAAACATGAATCTGATAAACCTTCTACATCCAGCTTCCAACTTATGGAAAATATAAAGTGCAGAGGAACACGTTAAACTACAATACCTTGATTAACTCACACAAAACCAGACTGTAGGGAATTCCACAGGAAAATTACATAATGTCTTCCACAAATAAATTGCTAGAgatagaggagaggggagaagaggaagaaaaaaaggaggtggagggggggagagagaagaaagagactgaaaagacaaaataaccaATTACAGTATGTAAACCTTACTTggatcttaattttaaaaactatagaagtgttttattatatttataaaaacaatgagaaatttcAATACTGGCCAGGAAtttcagaatattaaaagaattatttgcaTTTCAGATATGATAATAACATTGAGATTTTTGTTTAAGTCcttatcctggggcacctgggtgactcaatcggttaagcaaccaactcttgatttcagctcaagtaatgatctcacagtttgtgagttcgagccccacattgagctctgtgctgacatcacggagcctgcttgggattctgtctccctcactctctgcccatcccccactggctctctctctcttaaaagaaataaaaataaactttaaaaaagtccttatcttttagagattaGTATTGAAATATATATGGATGAAATGATACGACATCTGGGATTTATTTCAAAGCTAATGAGGAGCAGGTAGAAGCAGAAAAGATACAACATCAGCAATCAGTTGACAACAAAGTTGGGTAATTATAATATTCTGTTATGGTTATTTGTGTCAGTTAgaaatatttcatcaaaaataCCAGgatattttttagaacagtttgagaaaaatagatattaactcttctttaaacgtttggtagaatttccccaGGAAGCCAGCTGGCCCTGGACTTCtgttttttgggaaatttttgattgctgattcaattttttttgttggctattggtctgttcaaattttctgtttctttctgtttcagctttgttggtttatatgtttctaggaatttatccatttcttccagattacccaatttgttggtatataatttttcataatattcttttataattgtttgtatttctgtggtgtggcTGTgacctctctcatttgtgattttatttatttgtgtccttttgataagtctgactaggggattatcaattttattaattctttcaaagaaccactcctagtttcatttatctcttctactgagtttgtttttaaatgtttgctttattcattttgagagggggagaatggggcagaaagaaagaatcccaagcgggctccatgctgagcatgagaGCTCAACCTCATGatggtgggatcatgacttgagctgaaatcaagagctggatgcttaaccaaatgagccactcaggtgccttcctgctgttttttgttgtggttgtttctatgtaatttgtttccatatcatTGATTTCGGCTCTAATcttcattgttttccttcttctgctggctttaggcttcatttattgttctttttctagcttctttaggtataagggtaggttgtgtatttgagattttttgtg is a window from the Felis catus isolate Fca126 chromosome D4, F.catus_Fca126_mat1.0, whole genome shotgun sequence genome containing:
- the LOC101097928 gene encoding olfactory receptor 1361-like, with the protein product MATRNRTEVTEFFLLGLSSWEEMQPVIFGIVLAMYLVALMGNALLVIVALSDPKLQTPMYFLLSQLSFIDMFLTTITVPQMLVHTLSVNRIISFNCCMIQLFCFMAVGSMEGHLLAAMAYDRYVAICDPLRYSAIISRGLCLRITLTSWVVVSLNSLLYSVLVTRLTFCGNQVTHFFCDITPLLKLSCTRPVVNEMLIFTEGVAVVVSPFFFILGSYARIAVAIARTHSVAALRKALSTCSSHILVVLLLYGSVIHMYLRPSSSYDLDQDRQVAMFYTVVTPMLNPLIYSLRNQEVKGALRRLFRKLCISRNFQPGPR